TCGTCATCACGACGATATTGCCGATGTCATCGAGCGACTTGATGTAGCCCTTGCCGCGTACCATGTATTCGCGGCCCGAGAATTCGACAAGCCGGCCTCCGACGTCGTTATTCGACTTTTGGATTGCCTCCGACACCATGTTGATCGGCAGCTTGTAGGCGAGCAGGCGGTTGGGATCAATGTTGACCTGGTACTCGCGCACAAATCCGCCGACCGGAACGACCTCGGCGACCCCTGGCACTGCCTGAAGCGCATACCGCAAATACCAGTCCTGATAACTACGCATCTGCTCCAGGCTGTACTGGCCGGTCTCATCGACCAGGGCATACTGATAGACCCAGCCAACAGCGGTCGCATCCTTTGCCAGTTCAACGTTGACGCCCTTTGGCAGTCGCGGCGTCACCGAGTTCATATATTCGAGCGTGCGGGAGCGCGCCCAATAAATGTCAGTACCTTCCTCGAAGACGATGTAGATGTATGAGAATCCGAAATCCGAAAAGCCTCGGATGTCCCGCACCTTCGGCATTCCGAGCAGTGCGGAAGTAATCGGATATGTGACCTGGTCCTCGATGATGTCCGGACTACGATCCCACTTCGCGTACACGATGACCTGCGTATCGCTGAGGTCGGGAATGGCATCGATCTTGGTGTTCCGCATCGAGTGCCAGCCAAACACGGATGCCACTGCGACAAGCATCAGCACCATGAACTTGTGATCGGCAGTGAGTTGGATGATCTTGTTAATCACGGGTCCACCTCCGAGGTACGCCGGAGAACGTTGGCCTGGTGAACAGACGGTTTAGTAATTGGCTCATCATGGTTACGCTCCTCACCGTGGTTGCTCGCTGCCAACAGCGGACTTCATCCGGCTCTCCGAATCGAGCAGGAAATTCCCGGAAGTTACAATCGTTTCGCCCTTTTCCAGTCCGAACTCGATGATCGTATTGCCATCCACAGTCGGACCGACCGTCACCTCGCGAGGCTCAAACTTTCCGCCGTCGTGGACGACGAAGACGGTTTGCATCTTGCCGCTGTTCAACACCGCTTCCTGCGGGACAATGACGTGCTTCCCATAGGTGATCTGAAGCTCCACATCAGAGAACATGTTCGGCTTCAGCATCAGGCCGGGATTCGCTACATCGATCCGTACCTTCGCGGTATGCGTCGCCGGATCAAGCATCGGATAGCTGTAGGTGACGCGACCTTTATAGGTTTTGCCTGGGATGTAACTCAGAGTGATCGTTGCTGGCTGGCCAACCTTCACATACGGCATTTCAGACTCGTACACATCCGCCACAACCCAGAGCCGCGAGAGATCAGCGACTGTGTAGATGTCCGTGTCCGGATTTACGGCAATATGTGGAAATGCCTTCCGATCCGTGACATAGCCCGTTACTGGCGAATAGACAGTGACTGTCTTATTCACCTGCCCTGTCTCGTCCAGGCGCTTAATTTGAGCTTCGCTCAAATCCCAGAAGCGGAGTCGCTGACGCGAGGAAGCCAACAGTGACTCGGAGCTGTGTGCCACGTCATGGTAGGGAGAGTTTCCGAGCGACTCTTGTCCGCGTTTGGCGATCAGATACTCTTCCTGAGTTGCGACAAGGTCAGGGCTGTAGATCGTAAACAGCGGCTGTCCCTTCTTGACGAGTTGTCCCACGAAGTCGACATAGACGTTTTCGATCCACCCGGGAGTCTTCACATGGACATGCGCGATGCGCGTCTCGTCTGCCACAATCTGGCCGGAGGTGCGAACGGTGCGTGAAATTACCTGTTCTTCAACTTGCGATGTCCGGACGCCAAGCGCACGCTGACGCTCCGGCGCTACCTTTATCATCCCGTTCTCAACACCGCCCTGGCCTTCATACATTGGCACCAGATCCATGCCACAATCAGGCGCGATGCCAGGTTTGTCGGACTTGTAGTTCGGGTGCATTGGGTCATACCAGTACAGAATCTTTTTGTCGCCCGCTACGGCTTCTGCTTCGGCGTACTTCGGGACGAGGTCCATCCCGTCAGGAGCTTTCCCCGGTTTGTGATACGTGTTCTGGGGATTCATTGCGTCATACCAGTACAGGACTTTGCGCTCGCCACTTTGAGCCTGGTGGTCTGAGTGCGCGCTTGTAGTCCTCGTCTTCAGAACCCGCCCACCAACAAACACGATCGCGACCAGAACCACCACGGCCAGTACCGCGGTTACACGAAGGATCTTCTTAGAATGGCGTTGCATTACTTTGCCTCCTTGCTAATAACTTGGGTCAGATCGCCAGTGAGTGCCTCAATGCGGGCCAGCGCAATTTCGTAGTCCGCGAGTTGGCGGTAGTAGTCGATCTGGTAGCCATGGATGGTCGAGAAGTTCGTTACCACGGTGAGGAAGTCAACGGTACCGACCGAGTACGACGATTGTGCAGAACGAAGTGCGAGCTCCGCCTGCGGGATGATCGCCTCGTCGTATAAATCCAGCATCTTGTCCGCGCTTACCGCCATTGCGTACATTTGCTTCAACTCGTAGCTGAGTTCCAGGTGCCTCGCTTCCCGGCTTCGCTCGGCCGCGGAGAGTTCCTGCTTCGCCTGTGCAATTGCTTCGCGCTGCTTCGACTTGTAGAAGATGGGCAGGTTGATCGTGAACTGCAGGCCATGCATGTCGGGCATCATTGATCGCTGCTGGTACATGTAACCGGCCGAAAGATCAGGAACGTATTCCTTTCGGGCCATGGTGATCGCCACCTTGTTGCGATCCACCATGCTCTGCTCGCGCTTCAGCATCGGGTCGTTTGCTTCCGCAGCGGGAGCAAGGACCGAGAGGTCTGGAAGCGCATCCTTCTGGACTTCGGCCGCTGGAGGTAGTGGTGCGTCCATCGGCCGCCCCATGAGCGTATTCAGGCGGGCAGCGGCAATCTGGCGCTGCTGTTCGAGCGCGACGGAGCGTTGCAGCAGCATCGACACCTCAACCTGCGCTCGCAGAACATCCTGCTGCATCGCTTTTCCGACCTTATAACGAGCTTCGGAAATGTCGGCGATCTGGTTCAGACGAGCTTTGTTGCGATTTGTTATTCCCAGCGCTTTGTCGTTGTAGAAGTACTCATAAAAGGCCGCTCTCGCCTCTGCTGTGAGTCGACGGACAGTCGCCAGTTGGTCGGCCTCGGATGCGCCAACTTCCTTGCGCGCCATCTCCCTCCGCAATTCACGTTTCCCGCCCAGCGGGAACATCTGCATGACTGTGAGGCCGCGATAGCTGGATGGGTCCATGCTCATCGTCTTGAACGGCACTGGGTCGCCCATCCAGGAGACGGTGAGACTAGGATCGGGGAGCGCGCCAGCCTGTACAACGCGACGGCGCTGTGCCTCGACCGTGTTGCGTGCGCCTGCGATTGCAGGATTGGAGGTGATTACTTCGCGGACTACATCGTCCAGAGTCAGCGGTTGCATGGACGACGCACTACTGCCTGAAACAGGCGATTGCGGCTCCTGCGCCACTCCGGCAATTGCCGCAGTAAAAAGGAATGCGAACAATAATTTTCGGAACATGATCCTTCTCTTCTCGTTGAAAAGACCGTGGACGCACAGGCACAAACGAACCTGTGCAGGTCGCTACGCGAGAAGAAAAGCTAGATTAGAAAAGTGCAGAGGAGAGATTGAGAGCCTGTGAGCACCGGTGGGGAGGTGTCCACATCGTGCGCAGTCTCAGGAATAGTGGGCTGGCTGAACTCCACTACAACCAAGGACGGCACAACCGCCACGACGGGAGGCGTGATGCTGGATTCCGTAACCGGAGCGGTGTGCGAGCTTCTTACCGTGCAGCAGGGTGGAGCCTCATTTGCACTCAGCTCAGTTCCGTGCTGCTGTGCCCCTTCGGCCATCATCGGACAATCCGGAGGGCAGTGCATGGGACTGGCGGCGACTGGCGAACAAACGCCCAAAGAGAGCGATGGCAACAATAATGCCATCAGCACCAGGCTTGCAGAAACGAACTTGTGCCAGATCCGCATAGTCTTAACTTCTGAATTATAACGCAGGCGTGTCGTGAAAGTCACGCAGCCCTGTGATTGTTGCCCCACACATGCGCGCCGGCTCGTGGAGCGCGTAGTACTCGC
This Clostridia bacterium DNA region includes the following protein-coding sequences:
- a CDS encoding efflux RND transporter periplasmic adaptor subunit, with the protein product MQRHSKKILRVTAVLAVVVLVAIVFVGGRVLKTRTTSAHSDHQAQSGERKVLYWYDAMNPQNTYHKPGKAPDGMDLVPKYAEAEAVAGDKKILYWYDPMHPNYKSDKPGIAPDCGMDLVPMYEGQGGVENGMIKVAPERQRALGVRTSQVEEQVISRTVRTSGQIVADETRIAHVHVKTPGWIENVYVDFVGQLVKKGQPLFTIYSPDLVATQEEYLIAKRGQESLGNSPYHDVAHSSESLLASSRQRLRFWDLSEAQIKRLDETGQVNKTVTVYSPVTGYVTDRKAFPHIAVNPDTDIYTVADLSRLWVVADVYESEMPYVKVGQPATITLSYIPGKTYKGRVTYSYPMLDPATHTAKVRIDVANPGLMLKPNMFSDVELQITYGKHVIVPQEAVLNSGKMQTVFVVHDGGKFEPREVTVGPTVDGNTIIEFGLEKGETIVTSGNFLLDSESRMKSAVGSEQPR
- a CDS encoding TolC family protein, translated to MFRKLLFAFLFTAAIAGVAQEPQSPVSGSSASSMQPLTLDDVVREVITSNPAIAGARNTVEAQRRRVVQAGALPDPSLTVSWMGDPVPFKTMSMDPSSYRGLTVMQMFPLGGKRELRREMARKEVGASEADQLATVRRLTAEARAAFYEYFYNDKALGITNRNKARLNQIADISEARYKVGKAMQQDVLRAQVEVSMLLQRSVALEQQRQIAAARLNTLMGRPMDAPLPPAAEVQKDALPDLSVLAPAAEANDPMLKREQSMVDRNKVAITMARKEYVPDLSAGYMYQQRSMMPDMHGLQFTINLPIFYKSKQREAIAQAKQELSAAERSREARHLELSYELKQMYAMAVSADKMLDLYDEAIIPQAELALRSAQSSYSVGTVDFLTVVTNFSTIHGYQIDYYRQLADYEIALARIEALTGDLTQVISKEAK